In Ornithodoros turicata isolate Travis chromosome 1, ASM3712646v1, whole genome shotgun sequence, the DNA window acgggtcggcgcctcggagaaacaaacgcgggcgaatccaccggttaaatgagcctcagccaatcatgatcgagaagggtcacgtgggagaccggagccaatggaaagtaaatagccggaatttggcgggaaatgccagtggCGACACTATTTGCGCGGCCGCGAAaccggcttactgtgcctcctctggttAACACCCAACCGCATGAGGCGTTTCTCCAGCGTTTTCTGCAGAGGCCTGCCGAGGCGTTTGGCGAGCGGCAGCGAGAGCAACGGCGAACAATAGAAACGCGACGCTCTCTCCGAAGTCGAGCCTGGTAGATATTTGCCGGTAGGCCACGCACCCTAGTGGCCAATCAGGAATTGGCCTCGGGTTAGGTCCATCATGTCGCGCCAGTTTTCGGGAGATCCCATAAATGGCAGCACCCGAAATGGCTCAGACTGCATGGGTGGATCGCGTTCGGCAGAGGAACAGAAGATTGTTGCGGATGTTAAAAACGTAATTCTTGTGTGAATGTCCATCATGTAAAacacaaaaataacaaagacggttaagagcatcagctgtttactatatacattaaaaacaagactttcgtgcagtaggctgcacttcttcaggtttgaggacctgttacaagtggtgaagcatatatcaaaaaccagtcacatggtacaagagaaaagggtaagggtgaagagaaatacaaacgcgatacaaacatcaacaaaaaaaaatgaaaatgaaaaacaaaacgcaatcagtaggaggtgccacctcctactgattgcgttttgtttttcattttcattttttttgttgatgtttgtatcgcgtttgtatttctcttcacccttacccttttctcttgtaccatgtgactggtgtttgatatatgcttcaccacttgtaacaggtcctcaaacctgaagaagtgcagcctactgcacgaaagtcttgtttttaatgtatatagtaaacagctgatgctcttaaccgtctttgttatttttgattctgcatcgccggaaacttgcacattgtttttcttcacgttctacgatgtaAAACACAATGAGAAGTGTGACACACATTGGTGAAGATGTCAACTGAGATGCTGCTTTCGCTCCGTGTATTCGGGTGCCTTGTGAACAGCGCGACCAGCATTCACAAAAATTAAATGGCTCCGCGAGTGCACATTGTTGCAGTATCTTGCTCGTTATAATATGTGTTTGAGACTTATTGAGTGTTTGAGAACATGCACGTAGCGTCACCTAGCGTGTAACATGTCAACTTTTCAAATATCATTGGGTCCAGTGCTCCCTCATAGGTTGACACATTCCACGCTTTGTGGCACCACGCACGTGTTAGACGGCCATTGGTTTCAACAATCATTGGAGACTGCCCATGTCATAGGTGCTCTTGCAAATCCCGTTTTATTGCAATTCTGCCCCAAAGCACGGAACTATTATCTGCGCGAGAAATAAGGACGTCTACAGAAACTGACTGTCGCACTGGCGCAGTTGAGCAGGTTATTGAGCAGTCATATCCTGTATACCACAGGTTTTACGATGCATCATTACGTGGACTGGATTTCGCCAATTTCCCGCGCACGGCagtggacgaactgaaccaacgCGTGGAACGCGCAGTCAACGCACCGAGCATCGTCAATCCTGCATCGGTGACGTCACAAACCCAAATGGTGCTGGTGTCAGATCTGCAATTCCATGGTGTCTGGGATTTCCACTTTGTGCACGAAGATATCACCAAACGGGCTTTCACCGATGTCTTCGGGAACACATCCCAAGTAGATATGATGTATGCTGACGGACTTCACCGGACCTGTTCTTATCCCGAGCTCGGTGTGTCCGCCATTGAACTGCCTTACAAGGTACGCCGCACCGGGTCTGCACAGCAGTCGTGCCTCTAAGCAAATATGACGATTTGTCGTGCCTTTTTTCCCAGCAGGACGTCAACACTGCTTTGGTCCTTATTCGACCGCAAGAGCTACAAGGGATGTCCCAGTTGGAAGCAAACCTGACCCCGGACCACTTAGATAACCTTCTCCGGCGGCTGTCAACGGGAAAAGATCCTGTCTGCCTTACCCTTCCGCGCTTCCACCTGGAGCTGACGATCGAGCTGAGCAAGACCCTGTCTGATCTCGGGGCGAGAAATCTCTTCAGACCAGGCGCCCAACTTGGAGGCATTGCGGATAACAAGCCGCTGCACTTGTCCCAGCTTGTTCATCGCGTTACACTCAAGGTAAATTTCTCATCAACTTGTGACAGCTCATAATAGCGTTTAGCCTATAGTATGCGTCGTGCATTGGTGTACCGAGAGGGGTGCAACGGGGTAGCTCCTGTAGCTCcgaggtcgcttgtgaaaaagtgcgctctttagtcataggtcctCATGATTACTCTCAGATGTCATAACGGGAACCTCTAAACACCAGCACAGTCCACAACGACCGCCTCCGGAAAGagtgggagagggggggggggggtcgcacGCTCGCCCCCCTGGAAAAAAAtactgggaacgcccatggcgTCTTGCAATACCAGAGTCATCCGTGTTCACCACATGGAGTGTCCTATCATTTATTCTCCAGCGTTGACAACAGAAAGGTTGTAGtgactctttctttttttttcttttttcaaattgATAAACACCCGGGCGTAAAGTTACAAGCAGTAACAATCCTTGTAAGCACTTCTGGCGAAAAGATCGCCTGATActtgaagtcactgaaaggaaAAGACTCAAGCCTCTGGAATGCACTATAGCCCGCCTCCCCGCAGTTGTTACGGCGTCATGTATCGTTTCctgcaaaaacgacattccTAATAGGAAGGATATTCACAAGGACTAGATGTGCCACCTTGCCATTTACGTCTTTTGAAGTCCCGCAACCAGTGTACTATGTTGCCCTGGTGTGCAAGGGGAACAACTTACATTTCTCTGTCACAGAACCTCGTTGCGATTCATGAGAGTGGAGTCCAAGGCAAAGGTCATTGTTCTGCACAGAAATGCCCCAGAGGAGGCTTTTACATATCGCGAAGATCACACGAAGGCATGCGAACTGAGGACCTACAACTCAAGTAACTGAATGCAGGATGGCTGCTAAACTTAGTAATCGCATAAACCCTGAGCATGGGCAACAAAAATATCTTTCCGTGAAGTCGAAGTGTTCCTTTCCCGTATTTGGGCTATTTTCATCAGTGAGTGGGACAGGTGCTTTCTGGCACAATGTCTGTTCTGCCGGTGAGGGGGAAATTACTGTTGAATTCTAATGGCTGATTGCTGGCTGATGTTGGATACCAATGGCGGACTTTCGGATCAAGCCTTGCTGCTATGTCTAGAGTGGAGAAGTTCTGTTGTATTGGCACACTGGGAGCGCAGTCCGGGACTTCCAACTGCAGTCTTCGCGCGCCCTTGGGgccaaggtcgctccacggAGCAACGcggactgctccgccaaaatcgGCAGATTTGACTGAAACTCCCGGGTCACGTGGTTTGTGCTTCAGATTCCTGCCGCTCCTCTTTCTCGCACTTCGCTAACATGAAGGAAGCTTTTTTTAtgtattctgtgttagcgccgcgaagcaactgtggctacgagcggcgtacagatgtggacagatggaggacagcaggaaggagtgggggacaggaggggttagtatgcgtcctgggccgacttcagggggaactgtgccgacattcgtctggaaagtcttcggaaaacccagggaaaacctcagacaacacagcctgTTGTagtattcgaacccaccgcaTCCCGGCCTTCAGCCCGACCTTCGCTACCGCCAACGAGGTATGGCGCCATACCTGGTCATATATGGCGCTGGTATGGCGGAAGCTCCCCTGCTGGTATTGCACCCACGCCTGCTGGTATTTGGTCTCGCGTGCGAGCGCTTTTGCTAAAGCCCCTACCAGCagccgtggcatagtggttagtgTGGCTGCTTTCCActccgagactgggaggtgaggcGGGTtggaatccccgcaccggctctGATCTCTggggctttccctgggttttgcgGCAGGCTTTCCAGTTTTCCagacagttccccttgaagtcggcccaggacgtatactagccactctgtcccccactccttcctgctgtcctccttccatctgtccacgtcttaggccgctcacagccactgctgcttcgcgtcgctaacatggaatttaaaaaaaaactagcttTACTCCTCCCTGTGACGGGCGTGCGAGTGTTCCCAATCGTATGTACAGACCGGAATACTTACTTCTAGATTAGAGAAGGCAGCTTGTTCCTGTTGGCGTGTCAAGTGGAGTGTTTCAGTAATGCATTGTATTCACGGTGTGGCGCTGGACAAAAATACGTGGATTATGTTTTTATGACGCCTTCTTTTATGATAATTATGGCGAGTTCTTGTCTGTGCGGGCCCTGAAAGGAGGAAACTGGCGACTTATTTCATTctgtattagcgccgcgaagcaactgtggctatgagcagcttAGAGACGTGGAcggatggggagaggacaggaggaaggagtCAGTGAAGTGAAACGTCAGCTCCGGGTAAAATTCATTGTCACAGACGACATCAAAAGCAAGCAGGCACAGAAGTACAGATCGTGTGCTCTTTGTGAGAGCGGGGCACTTCCTCGTGGAGTCGGCTGGCTGCCCCAAATTTGCCATTGGAATaggcctctacccgagaaacgtcatcatgacgttggtagacagacggaaaccgaaacaaatcggaaagggaggcctggtttccacgaatgagcacttgttcgctgccccctattgaaagaaaagtaggaccgaaggtcgcgtcgttttcagagaccatcgtaatcccctcaagaccgtggctttcgtacgcgaccttgttcgccgctagcttcgagcgtagttcaactccaccacattggtggcgctgtcgaacacaatgacgtcatttgtttacaggcagggagaggtctattcaacACAAGCAAATCTTAAAAACCTTGTAGAAGCAATGTTGCCAAACGGATGGCATAATGCACGCATTGTGGCGTCATACTCCTCAAAACTAGGAATTAATTCCGCCAATATGGAGATAAATACCTTGGGAGAATACAATGTGATGCACTTAGATTTCAATGGAGCAAAAACAAAAGGTACGACTCTGAATACGCGAGATTCAATTGATCGATTAAATTGCGATATATTGAAATGAAGTTGTTGCTTTAAATTGCGAGGTTGATTGGATGATGAATGAATGTCGTGCTTTCAGGTCGACGAGCGCGGGGATTCTAAGGCATCGGCTAACACTCATAACTTGGACGTGATTGTGCCTACAGCTACAAGCGGAGATCACTTCGCACTGGATCGACCCTTCTTGTTCCTTCTCGTCTCCTGGGAACCCTTCGCCGTCCTTTTCATGGGTGCCATCAAGGAAGCCCCAGACGAGATTCCCAATGCGTGTACGCCTAACAAGGCCAAAAGCCGGAATGCGTCACTAAAATAAGATTTGTCCAATCGTAATTAAACTGATGTACTTATGGTCTCCACAattcacttttttttccttcacatTCCGTTTATGACAGAGGTTTCCAACGTGCGGCAGCATTCAGCTGTTCTGCGACCCGAGGAAGCTGCCCTCTTAACAAAGTTAATGGTGACTTAGGAATAAAACGAGATTTTCAAGCAGCATGTTGTGCAGCATGTACGCATGTGAACACATTACTTCTCATGGAGCTCAACAGGTTGAGGTCACAGCAATCTGACccttaggaggagcctaaaagaagaggctcgacctgtcaatcaaacttgggcgcCTTTCATTGGTTGCAGTTTCCCATGGGAGCCACGAACCCCTCGCTTCGAAGGGTACGAaccctaccgccggctgtgctgtccgagattttccctgggctttccgaagactttccagacgaatatcggcacagttccccatgaagtaggcccaggacgcactctgtcccccactccttcctgctgccctctcttcatatctgtccacatctgtacaccactcatagccaccgttgcctcccggcgctaacacgcaataaaaaaaaacaaggtcactgattacctaaaattcattaattaactcttgaattaggggatttcgcgcaaagGCGAGATAGCAGGACGGGTGATACTCCTGGTTGCTGACGAATTCAatgtcttcctttttttttcttttttttctataatcaaactaaACTCAAGTCCtggttgaaagccattccatgctTAGAAAACCATTCaacccttttatctttccttttctttattcttttttttcttgcaaataaATCCCCCTCACCCTTAAACgggcacgtgtgttgaaatatccatcgctgagtagacgagttcagaaaatcccagagtgcttagcgtcgctttgaactgtgggagtttactaatacgaaagaaacgggtgacctccAAACTGCTCCGATTTCTCCCCCACCGGttcattgtccacgacgtgtcaaggtcagcgaaagcgaaatcagaaggattattcttcgttgccccgctcagcaagcgcccaggatgcaatgcgtgtgcaaagagcactgggattttgtgaactcgtctatttagctatgcaaatgagccgaaacaagaagtaccgctgttcattttaccgctgttgatcattatgtacgatgagcttccaaataataaaaaatgatgaaaatccaggaggtcgatgggacctccctgcatgaagtgacgtgaaaccggccagtAGAAAGATACTAGCATCCAACGAACGGTATCGCCAGCGAGCTAGTACAGCGGTGCCCACCCATTTAGTCGAACggcgtttggtcgaaagccgtttgatcgaagggaGTACAAAGCTTCATCAAGTGTGccatccgcacctctttttctgtaacttctTCGTCATAGccttcgacagcgccaccaatttggtagagttgaactacgctcaaagctaggggcgaacaaggtcgcgaccgaaagccacggtcttggggggattacgatggtctctgaaggcgacgcgaccttcggtcctacttttcgttcagtaggaggcagcgaacaagtgcccatccgtggaagtcggcccaggacgcacattccccctgggcgttagtcgtgacgttgcccaccgaTGTCAGTAAAATGCACTACTGTACGTGTTAAATGCATTAAATGATTTAAATTCATTAAATGTGATTTAAATGCGTTAAACGTCTTACACTAGTGAATGCACCACTTCGAATGATGGTGATTTAAAATCTCGTCCTACCAAACCCGGTTTGCACGTGCCGACGAGTGACGTTTGAAGCGCCTCAACTTTAAATATAATGATAACGCTCGCTACGTGAGAGTTCAAGCTATGTTGCGGGCCCGGTCTGGCAGTGCTGTCCGCTCGTAGGCATGGACTGGCTTTTGGAAGGGGTTCTCCTCGGTGCCGTATACTGTGGAAGATTATTTGCGTGTGTAGATTTCTTGTGCTCACGTAGGACCAGTTATGGAGAGCTGTATCTTACGTGACCTTGTCGAGTATCAGCCCGCAGATCTCTCGTTTGCAATTCTCCTATGATGTCAGTGCTCACGAACGACGCAGAAACATCTCAGACACAGCTGCGAAGCACAACGCCCCTGCGTTTCACAGCTGTGTTCCTATGTTCGTGTCAACGTGTGCATTGTGTGTCTATCTACCAGCTAGCTGTCGTAGCTGATATAGACATGGTCGCAACACTGTACCGTTGGTTTATTATGCTCTTCCAGATGGGTTGAACATGAGGCAGGGCTCTTCCCAGCACCCCCAAACACTCCCTGCTGCCACCCCCCATAAGGATCTACCTGCCAAAAAATCCCTGCCAGAAAAATTATAAGGCAGCAAATATTGGTGTCACACACCCAGATAAAATTTCTCGGAAAATTCCCACATGTGAAGTATTCAGTAAAGCTATGAGTCCTGTGAAGAATGGGTCACCTACCTGTAGATAAATGGCGTGCTGTACATGCTGAAATGCATTTTGTCCTCCTCTGGACGAAAAAGTGAAATGTATGTGCATGAGCCGCGCTTTTATATCCCAGTCGAAACTCACAAGCTGGAACCATTTGGAAGTGGTTCCATCTAAGCCGGATTATGGAACAAATCCCAGCGTAGGCTAACTGAGATGGATCCACCTGGAACCCTTTCAACTGGATATTATCCA includes these proteins:
- the LOC135373299 gene encoding leukocyte elastase inhibitor A-like isoform X1 encodes the protein MSLGQTEPSGIDLGNIAAGLHFPVKVYSRLTQEYKTSSFVFSPCGLGASLCMLLAGAGGETASQVLQLLQLRTKEPSATSFHDFLVRLRNAVPSVRLRVANMTYIDSSFHVKHNYLAFIQKFYDASLRGLDFANFPRTAVDELNQRVERAVNAPSIVNPASVTSQTQMVLVSDLQFHGVWDFHFVHEDITKRAFTDVFGNTSQVDMMYADGLHRTCSYPELGVSAIELPYKQDVNTALVLIRPQELQGMSQLEANLTPDHLDNLLRRLSTGKDPVCLTLPRFHLELTIELSKTLSDLGARNLFRPGAQLGGIADNKPLHLSQLVHRVTLKVDERGDSKASANTHNLDVIVPTATSGDHFALDRPFLFLLVSWEPFAVLFMGAIKEAPDEIPNACTPNKAKSRNASLK
- the LOC135373299 gene encoding alpha-1-antitrypsin homolog isoform X3, with amino-acid sequence MTYIDSSFHVKHNYLAFIQKFYDASLRGLDFANFPRTAVDELNQRVERAVNAPSIVNPASVTSQTQMVLVSDLQFHGVWDFHFVHEDITKRAFTDVFGNTSQVDMMYADGLHRTCSYPELGVSAIELPYKQDVNTALVLIRPQELQGMSQLEANLTPDHLDNLLRRLSTGKDPVCLTLPRFHLELTIELSKTLSDLGARNLFRPGAQLGGIADNKPLHLSQLVHRVTLKVDERGDSKASANTHNLDVIVPTATSGDHFALDRPFLFLLVSWEPFAVLFMGAIKEAPDEIPNACTPNKAKSRNASLK
- the LOC135373299 gene encoding leukocyte elastase inhibitor A-like isoform X2; translation: MSLGQTEPSGIDLGNIAAGLHFPVKVYSRLTQEYKTSSFVFSPCGLGASLCMLLAGAGGETASQVLQLLQLRTKEPSATSFHDFLVRLRNAVPSVRLRVANMTYIDSSFHVKHNYLAFIQKFYDASLRGLDFANFPRTAVDELNQRVERAVNAPSIVNPASVTSQTQMVLVSDLQFHGVWDFHFVHEDITKRAFTDVFGNTSQVDMMYADGLHRTCSYPELGVSAIELPYKDVNTALVLIRPQELQGMSQLEANLTPDHLDNLLRRLSTGKDPVCLTLPRFHLELTIELSKTLSDLGARNLFRPGAQLGGIADNKPLHLSQLVHRVTLKVDERGDSKASANTHNLDVIVPTATSGDHFALDRPFLFLLVSWEPFAVLFMGAIKEAPDEIPNACTPNKAKSRNASLK